Proteins encoded in a region of the Odocoileus virginianus isolate 20LAN1187 ecotype Illinois chromosome 9, Ovbor_1.2, whole genome shotgun sequence genome:
- the LOC110124220 gene encoding ataxin-3-like — protein MDDSGFFSIQVISNALKVWRLELILFNSPEYQRLRIDPINERSFICNYKEHWFTVRKLGKQWFNLNSLLTGPELISDTYLALFLAQLQQEGYSIFVVKGDLPDCEADQLLQMIRVQQMHRPKLIGEELAQLKEQRVQKTDLEHVLEVNDGTSMLDEDEEDLQRALALSCQEIDMEDEEADLRRAIQLSMQGTSRNRCQDIPQTSGSHPTSEELQKRREAYFEKQQQQAPPGQLTNLCEKSSTSSEAPDSDLGDSMSEEDMLQAAVTMSLETVRSNLKTEGKKSYLSQII, from the coding sequence ATGGATGACAGTGGCTTTTTCTCTATTCAAGTTATAAGCAATGCCTTGAAAGTTTGGCGTTTAGAACTAATCCTGTTTAACAGTCCAGAGTACCAGAGACTCAGGATTGATCCCATAAATGAAAGATCATTTATATGCAACTATAAAGAACACTGGTTTACAGttagaaaattaggaaaacagtGGTTCAACTTGAATTCTCTTTTGACGGGTCCAGAATTAATATCAGACACATACCTTGCACTTTTCTTGGCTCAGTTACAACAGGAAGGTTACTCTATATTTGTTGTTAAGGGTGATCTGCCAGATTGCGAAGCTGACCAACTTCTACAGATGATCAGGGTCCAACAGATGCATCGACCAAAACTTATTGGAGAAGAATTAGCACAACTTAAAGAACAGAGAGTCCAGAAAACAGATCTAGAACACgtcttagaagtaaatgatgggACAAGTATGTTAGACGAGGATGAGGAGGACTTGCAGAGGGCTCTGGCACTAAGTTGCCAAGAAATTGACATGGAAGATGAAGAAGCCGATCTCCGCAGGGCCATTCAGCTCAGTATGCAAGGTACTTCCAGAAATAGATGTCAAGATATCCCACAGACATCGGGTTCACATCCTACTTCAGAAGAGctacagaagagaagagaagcctaCTTTGAAAAGCAGCAGCAACAAGCTCCACCAGGACAGCTTACAAATCTGTGTGAAAAGTCGAGCACAAGTTCTGAAGCACCAGACAGTGATCTAGGAGATTCTATGAGTGAAGAAGACATGCTTCAGGCAGCTGTGACCATGTCTTTAGAAACTGTTAGAAGTAATctcaaaacagaaggaaaaaagtcatACCTTTCACAAATCATTTAG